Proteins encoded by one window of Colletes latitarsis isolate SP2378_abdomen chromosome 5, iyColLati1, whole genome shotgun sequence:
- the Ent3 gene encoding equilibrative nucleoside transporter 3 isoform X2, protein MDENLSRGYVQLGKARGMNEFKFSNGFTHLSPPVDRRNFIYFALILGGVGFLLPYNSFIIAVDFFQEMYPGSTVIFDMLIVYITVAFFAVFANNILVETLSLNTRITFGYVVSFVTLNFVAICVIWIKCFDVETSYTFNLVAVAVVSFGCTVQQSSFYGYTSMLPSQYTQAVMAGESIAGLWVSINRILTKSLLDDERGNTSTFFILSIITILICFVLHQIVRKTDFVQFYITLCQERNRITLEPTEDVGLMDPLDQVGDPSKGTNQYSAFSFSNPVYEPSAPSGNPPGSAGPTYKVEDVVVMRGAYAAQNSKQWSEIKRGLLARIEVAKIIFPYMSSIGVAYCVTVCLYPGIMSEIISCKLESWMPVILMAAFNVFDVLGKQLALIPYEWKRNQLLYFASVRIVLIPLFLLCALPRGAPILSGEGYPLLFSCLLGVTNGIVGSVPMIQAPTKVPEGLRELAGNIMTISYITGLIIGSLLAYMMHACFGLSLQTKDVCSEILKSSVIPLNNTTPNIMINAMSSTLPTLENITPKVKTTVNVLSTLLTSTLISNTTVSTLTTGSIMVASTTVSPKLLANVTASVNNAILQQ, encoded by the exons ATGGATGAGAATTTGAGTCGTGGCTACGTACAATTAGGCAAGGCGAGAGGCATGAATGAATTCAAATTCTCCAATGGGTTCACTCATCTGTCACCACCGGTTGACAGACGCAACTTCATCTACTTTGCCCTTATTCTTGGCGGTGTGGGATTCCTCTTGCCGTACAACAG CTTTATCATAGCTGTGGATTTTTTTCAAGAGATGTATCCCGGCAGTACTGTAATATTCGACATGTTAATTGTCTACATTACTGTGGCCTTTTTTGCAGTGTTTGCAAACAATATCTTAGTTGAAACACTGTCTTTGAATACGCGGATAACATTCG GATATGTCGTATCCTTCGTTACCTTAAATTTCGTTGCAATATGCGTGATTTGGATCAAATGTTTCGACGTCGAAACTTCATATACTTTTAATTTGGTTGCCGTTGCAGTAGTGTCGTTTGGATGCACAG ttCAACAATCGAGCTTTTATGGATACACGTCTATGCTTCCCAGTCAGTATACTCAGGCGGTAATGGCTGGAGAAA gtATTGCTGGCCTTTGGGTGTCTATAAATCGAATACTTACGAAATCCTTGCTTGACGACGAGCGCGGAAATACATCCACATTTTTCATTTTGTCAATTATAACGATCCTGATATGTTTCGTCTTACATCAAATAGTTCGTAAAACTGATTTCGTGCAATTCTATATAACATTGTGTCAAGAGAGAAATCGAATTACATTGGAACCGACGGAAGATGTAGGTTTG ATGGATCCTCTGGATCAAGTTGGAGACCCTTCGAAAG gAACAAATCAGTATTCAGCATTTTCGTTCAGTAATCCCGTGTACGAACCCAGTGCGCCATCAGGAAATCCTCCCGGTAGCGCTGGTCCTACGTACAAAGTTGAAGACGTTGTTGTCATGAGAGGAGCGTATGCCGCTCAAAACAGTAAACAGTGGTCTGAAATAAAAA GGGGTTTACTTGCAAGAATCGAAGtggcaaaaataatatttccataCATGTCCAGCATTGGCGTGGCGTATTGTGTTACAGTCTGTCTATATCCTGGTATTATGTCCGAAATAATTTCTTGCAAGCTTGAATCGTGGATGCCGGTTATTTTAATGGCGGCGTTTAATGTTTTCGATGTATTGGGCAAG CAACTTGCATTAATACCTTACGAATGGAAACGTAATCAGTTATTATATTTTGCGAGTGTACGGATCGTATTAATTCCCTTGTTCCTGCTATGCGCGCTACCAAGAGGTGCTCCAATCCTCTCAGGAGAAGGATATCCATTACTATTTTCTTGTCTTCTTGGCGTTACGAATGGTATTGTTGGTTCAGTACCAATGATTCAAGCACCGACCAAAGTTCCAGAAGGGCTTCGCGAATTAGCAG GTAATATCATGACAATATCGTACATCACGGGTTTAATAATTGGCTCGTTATTGGCATATATGATGCACGCATGCTTTGGATTATCATTACAAACCAAAGATGTGTGTTCCGAGATATTAAAATCATCGGTAATACCACTTAACAATACGACGCCAAATATTATGATAAACGCTATGTCTTCCACTTTACCCACGTTAGAAAATATTACACCAAAGGTGAAGACTACCGTCAATGTCTTGTCAACTCTTTTAACGTCCACTTTAATTTCTAATACTACCGTTAGTACGTTAACTACTGGCAGCATCATGGTGGCATCTACAACCGTGTCTCCTAAACTGTTAGCTAATGTTACTGCTTCCGTTAACAATGCGATTTTGCAACAGTAG
- the LOC143341915 gene encoding serine/threonine-protein kinase ICK isoform X1 codes for MTMNRYITLNQLGDGTFGSVVLGERIDTGEKVAIKRMKRKYYSWEEAMNLREVKSLKKLSHANVVKLKEVIRENDVLYFVFEYMKENLYQLMKDRDKLFPEPVIRNIVYQVLQGLAFMHKHGFFHRDMKPENLLCMGPELVKIADFGLAREIRSRPPYTDYVSTRWYRAPEVLLHSTTYNSPIDIWAVGCIMAELYTFRPLFPGKSEIDEIFKICSVIGTPEKDDWPEGYQLAAAMNFKFPNFTRTSLNVLIPNASQEAVIFMEDMLQWNPIKRPTAQQSLRYPYFQMSIPRAINSKNISVATQRDLVLNKVNLPSPVPKQYNYSQDILKNSLETRAQENVVQTQQQQQQQPMLPLLNHNNYARKSNPSKWDEDDFAELLGSKIVPENANVKLAPERVYKENRANWNANYLPDNPKQSNGNWTLPTWNEPAPIHWNQSQSNLKNGRKVSAKQHYLTVARYVAGPSTSLSSRNGDFDANQPRLMRNLVGQTLEKYEEFTDSFWVPRNPIENQSKQYYLPRNRYITDQTLRLPYPSVYGTQSIKTTNKGTLQPGVYGNVLNTKGSGSLHGRTDWAAKYLK; via the exons ATGACGAtgaaccgatacataactctgAATCAATTGGGCGACGGAACGTTCGGTTCTGTCGTTCTAGGAGAACGCATCGATACCGGAGAGAAGGTTGCTATAAAACGAATGAAGAGGAAATACTATTCGTGGGAGGAAGCTATGAATCTGCGCGAAGTAAAA TCTTTGAAAAAACTTAGTCACGCGAACGTGGTCAAATTGAAGGAAGTAATACGAGAGAACGACGTGCTATACTTCGTCTTTGAGTACATGAAGGAAAATCTCTATCAGTTAATGAAGGATAG GGACAAACTTTTCCCAGAGCCGGTGATTCGAAATATAGTGTACCAAGTGTTGCAAGGACTAGCTTTCATGCATAAACATGGGTTCTTTCATCGCGATATGAAACCTGAAAATTTATTGTGCATGGGACCGGAATTGGTGAAGATTGCTGATTTCGGCTTAGCCAGAGAAATACGGTCAAGGCCTCCTTATACGGATTACGTGTCCACGAGATG GTACAGAGCGCCGGAAGTGTTGCTCCATTCGACGACTTATAATAGCCCTATCGATATTTGGGCAGTAGGTTGCATTATGGCTGAATTGTACACGTTTAGACCACTGTTCCCTGGCAAAAGCGAAATCgacgaaatttttaaaatatgttcCGTAATCGGCACTCCAGAAAAGGACGATTGGCCGGAGGGATATCAGTTGGCTGCCGCTATGAATTTCAAATTCCCGAACTTTACTCGTACATCGTTGAACGTTCTGATACCAAATGCCAGCCAGGAAGCAGTGATATTCATGGAAGACATGCTACAATGGAATCCTATAAAAAGACCTACGGCACAGCAATCTCTGAG GTATCCTTACTTTCAAATGTCCATTCCGCGGGCAATCAACAGTAAAAATATCAGCGTCGCGACGCAGCGAGATCTAGTCCTGAACAAAGTGAATCTTCCGTCTCCTGTTCCCAAACAGTACAACTATTCCCAGGATATCTTGAAAAACTcgctcgaaaccag AGCACAAGAGAATGTAGTGCAgacgcaacaacaacaacaacaacaaccgaTGCTACCGTTACTGAACCATAATAATTACGCGCGCAAAAGCAATCCCTCGAAATGGGATGAGGACGATTTTGCCGAGCTTCTGGG AAGCAAGATCGTTCCCGAGAACGCGAACGTAAAGCTTGCTCCAGAACGAGTGTACAAAGAGAATCGTGCCAATTGGAACGCCAATTATTTACCAGACAATCCGAAGCAGAGCAATGGGAATTGGACGCTACCAACGTGGAACGAACCAGCCCCCATACATTGGAATCAGTCGCAATCTAACTTGAAGAACGGTCGAAAAGTTTCGGCGAAACAACACTACCTCACTGTGGCTCGGTACGTCGCTGGGCCGAGTACAAGCTTGTCCTCCAG AAATGGTGACTTTGACGCGAACCAACCTAGGTTAATGCGGAATTTGGTCGGGCAAACGTTGGAGAAGTATGAAGAATTCACTGATTCTTTTTGGGTACCCAGGAATCCTATCGAGAATCAATCGAAACAGTATTACCTCCCAAGAAATCGTTACATTACAGATCAAACTTTGAGACTGCCTTATCCTAGCGTTTATGGTACGCAAAGTATTA AAACCACGAACAAAGGAACGCTTCAACCGGGCGTGTATGGAAATGTGCTGAATACAAAAGGTAGCGGAAGCCTTCACGGTAGAACGGATTGGGCTGCTAAGTATCTAAAATGa
- the Ent3 gene encoding equilibrative nucleoside transporter 3 isoform X1 — MDENLSRGYVQLGKARGMNEFKFSNGFTHLSPPVDRRNFIYFALILGGVGFLLPYNSFIIAVDFFQEMYPGSTVIFDMLIVYITVAFFAVFANNILVETLSLNTRITFGYVVSFVTLNFVAICVIWIKCFDVETSYTFNLVAVAVVSFGCTVQQSSFYGYTSMLPSQYTQAVMAGESIAGLWVSINRILTKSLLDDERGNTSTFFILSIITILICFVLHQIVRKTDFVQFYITLCQERNRITLEPTEDVGLMDPLDQVGDPSKGQYGVLKIQTSPLGNETTSGNTDSNGTNQYSAFSFSNPVYEPSAPSGNPPGSAGPTYKVEDVVVMRGAYAAQNSKQWSEIKRGLLARIEVAKIIFPYMSSIGVAYCVTVCLYPGIMSEIISCKLESWMPVILMAAFNVFDVLGKQLALIPYEWKRNQLLYFASVRIVLIPLFLLCALPRGAPILSGEGYPLLFSCLLGVTNGIVGSVPMIQAPTKVPEGLRELAGNIMTISYITGLIIGSLLAYMMHACFGLSLQTKDVCSEILKSSVIPLNNTTPNIMINAMSSTLPTLENITPKVKTTVNVLSTLLTSTLISNTTVSTLTTGSIMVASTTVSPKLLANVTASVNNAILQQ, encoded by the exons ATGGATGAGAATTTGAGTCGTGGCTACGTACAATTAGGCAAGGCGAGAGGCATGAATGAATTCAAATTCTCCAATGGGTTCACTCATCTGTCACCACCGGTTGACAGACGCAACTTCATCTACTTTGCCCTTATTCTTGGCGGTGTGGGATTCCTCTTGCCGTACAACAG CTTTATCATAGCTGTGGATTTTTTTCAAGAGATGTATCCCGGCAGTACTGTAATATTCGACATGTTAATTGTCTACATTACTGTGGCCTTTTTTGCAGTGTTTGCAAACAATATCTTAGTTGAAACACTGTCTTTGAATACGCGGATAACATTCG GATATGTCGTATCCTTCGTTACCTTAAATTTCGTTGCAATATGCGTGATTTGGATCAAATGTTTCGACGTCGAAACTTCATATACTTTTAATTTGGTTGCCGTTGCAGTAGTGTCGTTTGGATGCACAG ttCAACAATCGAGCTTTTATGGATACACGTCTATGCTTCCCAGTCAGTATACTCAGGCGGTAATGGCTGGAGAAA gtATTGCTGGCCTTTGGGTGTCTATAAATCGAATACTTACGAAATCCTTGCTTGACGACGAGCGCGGAAATACATCCACATTTTTCATTTTGTCAATTATAACGATCCTGATATGTTTCGTCTTACATCAAATAGTTCGTAAAACTGATTTCGTGCAATTCTATATAACATTGTGTCAAGAGAGAAATCGAATTACATTGGAACCGACGGAAGATGTAGGTTTG ATGGATCCTCTGGATCAAGTTGGAGACCCTTCGAAAGGTCAGTATGGAGTTCTAAAAATTCAAACTAGTCCTTTGGGAAACGAAACTACGAGCGGTAATACCGATTCGAACG gAACAAATCAGTATTCAGCATTTTCGTTCAGTAATCCCGTGTACGAACCCAGTGCGCCATCAGGAAATCCTCCCGGTAGCGCTGGTCCTACGTACAAAGTTGAAGACGTTGTTGTCATGAGAGGAGCGTATGCCGCTCAAAACAGTAAACAGTGGTCTGAAATAAAAA GGGGTTTACTTGCAAGAATCGAAGtggcaaaaataatatttccataCATGTCCAGCATTGGCGTGGCGTATTGTGTTACAGTCTGTCTATATCCTGGTATTATGTCCGAAATAATTTCTTGCAAGCTTGAATCGTGGATGCCGGTTATTTTAATGGCGGCGTTTAATGTTTTCGATGTATTGGGCAAG CAACTTGCATTAATACCTTACGAATGGAAACGTAATCAGTTATTATATTTTGCGAGTGTACGGATCGTATTAATTCCCTTGTTCCTGCTATGCGCGCTACCAAGAGGTGCTCCAATCCTCTCAGGAGAAGGATATCCATTACTATTTTCTTGTCTTCTTGGCGTTACGAATGGTATTGTTGGTTCAGTACCAATGATTCAAGCACCGACCAAAGTTCCAGAAGGGCTTCGCGAATTAGCAG GTAATATCATGACAATATCGTACATCACGGGTTTAATAATTGGCTCGTTATTGGCATATATGATGCACGCATGCTTTGGATTATCATTACAAACCAAAGATGTGTGTTCCGAGATATTAAAATCATCGGTAATACCACTTAACAATACGACGCCAAATATTATGATAAACGCTATGTCTTCCACTTTACCCACGTTAGAAAATATTACACCAAAGGTGAAGACTACCGTCAATGTCTTGTCAACTCTTTTAACGTCCACTTTAATTTCTAATACTACCGTTAGTACGTTAACTACTGGCAGCATCATGGTGGCATCTACAACCGTGTCTCCTAAACTGTTAGCTAATGTTACTGCTTCCGTTAACAATGCGATTTTGCAACAGTAG
- the LOC143341921 gene encoding guanine nucleotide exchange factor for Rab-3A, whose translation MEERKLSISCDILARLNETEQKLFENQNHCIKPLPTTFDQVDAEILISKKDSINDSTKINCCNTSSKILLSSKDTQNSKEKEEACSTKRTIQPPSPTTLQWGRAIAEVKEHAVAKLQDELKRAHEELKLKDEEVTRLSRIKQDVEAELEELTASLFQEAHNMVREANVRQATAERLLEESRMKAEVLAAEVAALKTLVLTSTPAKPNFHLHPQIDTKSRPNSEDGQQSLFARKHRRSPSHFNLKYGRENSPPDSPLKEQRASLPSDRETLERDWKKDSDKEKDKDCKDFGLEVDPRVHTEFLKWKANPCVDKGDPFVGRIFKEDIDLCLDFPNKELGTKVRQAVLDGIIFIEAISDKTKFTFPKKCVLLEAPRQCYYRMRFGDQENQWYSISQICRNRIIAVCDFLNYLRYVERGLVKSSVHDVYWEITRLRKEMAFARLGLALSS comes from the exons ATGGAAGAAAGAAAACTCTCAATATCCTGTGACATTCTGGCAAGGTTGAATGAGACTGAACAAAAACTCTTTGAGAATCAAAATCACTGTATAAAGCCATTGCCTACAACATTTGACCAAGTAGATGCTGAGATTTTAATCAGTAAGAAAGATTCCATCAATGATTCAACAAAAATTAACTGTTGCAAtacctcctcaaaaatattattgtcTTCAAAGGATACCCAG AACTCTAAGGAAAAAGAGGAGGCATGTTCTACAAAAAGAACTATTCAGCCACCCTCGCCAACTACTCTACAGTGGGGTAGAGCTATAGCTGAAGTAAAGGAACATGCTGTAGCAAAATTACAAGATGAACTTAAGAGGGCTCACGAGGAGTTGAAACTAAAGGACGAAGAAGTTACAAGACTTTCAAGAATCAAGCAGGATGTTGAAGCCGAATTGGAGGAACTCACTGCCAGCCTCTTTCAA GAAGCACACAATATGGTACGAGAAGCAAATGTACGTCAAGCCACGGCGGAACGTCTTTTGGAGGAAAGTCGTATGAAAGCTGAAGTTTTAGCTGCCGAAGTGGCCGCTCTAAAGACACTAGTATTAACTTCAACGCCTGCTAAACCGAACTTCCATTTACATCCACAAATCGATACGAAAAGTCGTCCAAATAGCGAAGATGGTCAGCAAAGTCTTTTTGCAAGAAAACATAGAag GTCACCGTCGCATTTCAATCTAAAATACGGTCGAGAGAACTCTCCACCGGATTCTCCGCTAAAGGAACAAAGGGCATCTTTACCGTCGGATCGAGAGACTCTAGAAAGAGACTGGAAAAAAGATTCAGACAAAGAAAAGGACAAAGACTGCAAAGATTTCGGCCTTGAAGTTGATCCTAGAGTGCACACAGAATTTCTTAAGTGGAAAGCCAATCCATGTGTTGACAAAGGTGACCCTTTTGTTGGTAGAATTTTTAAAGAAGACATCGATCTCTGCCTTGATTTCCCTAATAAAGAATTGGGTACAAAAGTTAGGCAAGCTGTTCTCGATGGTATCATCTTTATAGAAGCGATCAGTGACAAGACAAAATTCACTTTTCCGAA aaaATGTGTACTACTCGAAGCACCACGTCAATGTTATTATCGAATGAGATTCGGGGATCAAGAAAATCAGTGGTACAGCATATCACAAATTTGTCGTAATCGA atCATAGCAGTCTGCGATTTCTTGAATTACCTGCGTTATGTTGAACGTGGCCTTGTCAAAAGCTCAG TTCACGATGTTTATTGGGAAATTACACGGTTGCGAAAGGAAATGGCGTTTGCTCGTTTGGGCCTCGCATTGTCGTCTTAA
- the LOC143341915 gene encoding serine/threonine-protein kinase ICK isoform X2 — MTMNRYITLNQLGDGTFGSVVLGERIDTGEKVAIKRMKRKYYSWEEAMNLREVKSLKKLSHANVVKLKEVIRENDVLYFVFEYMKENLYQLMKDRDKLFPEPVIRNIVYQVLQGLAFMHKHGFFHRDMKPENLLCMGPELVKIADFGLAREIRSRPPYTDYVSTRWYRAPEVLLHSTTYNSPIDIWAVGCIMAELYTFRPLFPGKSEIDEIFKICSVIGTPEKDDWPEGYQLAAAMNFKFPNFTRTSLNVLIPNASQEAVIFMEDMLQWNPIKRPTAQQSLRYPYFQMSIPRAINSKNISVATQRDLVLNKVNLPSPVPKQYNYSQDILKNSLETRAQENVVQTQQQQQQQPMLPLLNHNNYARKSNPSKWDEDDFAELLGSKIVPENANVKLAPERVYKENRANWNANYLPDNPKQSNGNWTLPTWNEPAPIHWNQSQSNLKNGRKVSAKQHYLTVARYVAGPSTSLSSRNGDFDANQPRLMRNLVGQTLEKYEEFTDSFWVPRNPIENQSKQYYLPRNRYITDQTLRLPYPSVYETTNKGTLQPGVYGNVLNTKGSGSLHGRTDWAAKYLK; from the exons ATGACGAtgaaccgatacataactctgAATCAATTGGGCGACGGAACGTTCGGTTCTGTCGTTCTAGGAGAACGCATCGATACCGGAGAGAAGGTTGCTATAAAACGAATGAAGAGGAAATACTATTCGTGGGAGGAAGCTATGAATCTGCGCGAAGTAAAA TCTTTGAAAAAACTTAGTCACGCGAACGTGGTCAAATTGAAGGAAGTAATACGAGAGAACGACGTGCTATACTTCGTCTTTGAGTACATGAAGGAAAATCTCTATCAGTTAATGAAGGATAG GGACAAACTTTTCCCAGAGCCGGTGATTCGAAATATAGTGTACCAAGTGTTGCAAGGACTAGCTTTCATGCATAAACATGGGTTCTTTCATCGCGATATGAAACCTGAAAATTTATTGTGCATGGGACCGGAATTGGTGAAGATTGCTGATTTCGGCTTAGCCAGAGAAATACGGTCAAGGCCTCCTTATACGGATTACGTGTCCACGAGATG GTACAGAGCGCCGGAAGTGTTGCTCCATTCGACGACTTATAATAGCCCTATCGATATTTGGGCAGTAGGTTGCATTATGGCTGAATTGTACACGTTTAGACCACTGTTCCCTGGCAAAAGCGAAATCgacgaaatttttaaaatatgttcCGTAATCGGCACTCCAGAAAAGGACGATTGGCCGGAGGGATATCAGTTGGCTGCCGCTATGAATTTCAAATTCCCGAACTTTACTCGTACATCGTTGAACGTTCTGATACCAAATGCCAGCCAGGAAGCAGTGATATTCATGGAAGACATGCTACAATGGAATCCTATAAAAAGACCTACGGCACAGCAATCTCTGAG GTATCCTTACTTTCAAATGTCCATTCCGCGGGCAATCAACAGTAAAAATATCAGCGTCGCGACGCAGCGAGATCTAGTCCTGAACAAAGTGAATCTTCCGTCTCCTGTTCCCAAACAGTACAACTATTCCCAGGATATCTTGAAAAACTcgctcgaaaccag AGCACAAGAGAATGTAGTGCAgacgcaacaacaacaacaacaacaaccgaTGCTACCGTTACTGAACCATAATAATTACGCGCGCAAAAGCAATCCCTCGAAATGGGATGAGGACGATTTTGCCGAGCTTCTGGG AAGCAAGATCGTTCCCGAGAACGCGAACGTAAAGCTTGCTCCAGAACGAGTGTACAAAGAGAATCGTGCCAATTGGAACGCCAATTATTTACCAGACAATCCGAAGCAGAGCAATGGGAATTGGACGCTACCAACGTGGAACGAACCAGCCCCCATACATTGGAATCAGTCGCAATCTAACTTGAAGAACGGTCGAAAAGTTTCGGCGAAACAACACTACCTCACTGTGGCTCGGTACGTCGCTGGGCCGAGTACAAGCTTGTCCTCCAG AAATGGTGACTTTGACGCGAACCAACCTAGGTTAATGCGGAATTTGGTCGGGCAAACGTTGGAGAAGTATGAAGAATTCACTGATTCTTTTTGGGTACCCAGGAATCCTATCGAGAATCAATCGAAACAGTATTACCTCCCAAGAAATCGTTACATTACAGATCAAACTTTGAGACTGCCTTATCCTAGCGTTTATG AAACCACGAACAAAGGAACGCTTCAACCGGGCGTGTATGGAAATGTGCTGAATACAAAAGGTAGCGGAAGCCTTCACGGTAGAACGGATTGGGCTGCTAAGTATCTAAAATGa
- the LOC143341915 gene encoding serine/threonine-protein kinase dyf-5 isoform X3, translating into MTMNRYITLNQLGDGTFGSVVLGERIDTGEKVAIKRMKRKYYSWEEAMNLREVKSLKKLSHANVVKLKEVIRENDVLYFVFEYMKENLYQLMKDRDKLFPEPVIRNIVYQVLQGLAFMHKHGFFHRDMKPENLLCMGPELVKIADFGLAREIRSRPPYTDYVSTRWYRAPEVLLHSTTYNSPIDIWAVGCIMAELYTFRPLFPGKSEIDEIFKICSVIGTPEKDDWPEGYQLAAAMNFKFPNFTRTSLNVLIPNASQEAVIFMEDMLQWNPIKRPTAQQSLRYPYFQMSIPRAINSKNISVATQRDLVLNKVNLPSPVPKQYNYSQDILKNSLETRAQENVVQTQQQQQQQPMLPLLNHNNYARKSNPSKWDEDDFAELLGSKIVPENANVKLAPERVYKENRANWNANYLPDNPKQSNGNWTLPTWNEPAPIHWNQSQSNLKNGRKVSAKQHYLTVARNGDFDANQPRLMRNLVGQTLEKYEEFTDSFWVPRNPIENQSKQYYLPRNRYITDQTLRLPYPSVYGTQSIKTTNKGTLQPGVYGNVLNTKGSGSLHGRTDWAAKYLK; encoded by the exons ATGACGAtgaaccgatacataactctgAATCAATTGGGCGACGGAACGTTCGGTTCTGTCGTTCTAGGAGAACGCATCGATACCGGAGAGAAGGTTGCTATAAAACGAATGAAGAGGAAATACTATTCGTGGGAGGAAGCTATGAATCTGCGCGAAGTAAAA TCTTTGAAAAAACTTAGTCACGCGAACGTGGTCAAATTGAAGGAAGTAATACGAGAGAACGACGTGCTATACTTCGTCTTTGAGTACATGAAGGAAAATCTCTATCAGTTAATGAAGGATAG GGACAAACTTTTCCCAGAGCCGGTGATTCGAAATATAGTGTACCAAGTGTTGCAAGGACTAGCTTTCATGCATAAACATGGGTTCTTTCATCGCGATATGAAACCTGAAAATTTATTGTGCATGGGACCGGAATTGGTGAAGATTGCTGATTTCGGCTTAGCCAGAGAAATACGGTCAAGGCCTCCTTATACGGATTACGTGTCCACGAGATG GTACAGAGCGCCGGAAGTGTTGCTCCATTCGACGACTTATAATAGCCCTATCGATATTTGGGCAGTAGGTTGCATTATGGCTGAATTGTACACGTTTAGACCACTGTTCCCTGGCAAAAGCGAAATCgacgaaatttttaaaatatgttcCGTAATCGGCACTCCAGAAAAGGACGATTGGCCGGAGGGATATCAGTTGGCTGCCGCTATGAATTTCAAATTCCCGAACTTTACTCGTACATCGTTGAACGTTCTGATACCAAATGCCAGCCAGGAAGCAGTGATATTCATGGAAGACATGCTACAATGGAATCCTATAAAAAGACCTACGGCACAGCAATCTCTGAG GTATCCTTACTTTCAAATGTCCATTCCGCGGGCAATCAACAGTAAAAATATCAGCGTCGCGACGCAGCGAGATCTAGTCCTGAACAAAGTGAATCTTCCGTCTCCTGTTCCCAAACAGTACAACTATTCCCAGGATATCTTGAAAAACTcgctcgaaaccag AGCACAAGAGAATGTAGTGCAgacgcaacaacaacaacaacaacaaccgaTGCTACCGTTACTGAACCATAATAATTACGCGCGCAAAAGCAATCCCTCGAAATGGGATGAGGACGATTTTGCCGAGCTTCTGGG AAGCAAGATCGTTCCCGAGAACGCGAACGTAAAGCTTGCTCCAGAACGAGTGTACAAAGAGAATCGTGCCAATTGGAACGCCAATTATTTACCAGACAATCCGAAGCAGAGCAATGGGAATTGGACGCTACCAACGTGGAACGAACCAGCCCCCATACATTGGAATCAGTCGCAATCTAACTTGAAGAACGGTCGAAAAGTTTCGGCGAAACAACACTACCTCACTGTGGCTCG AAATGGTGACTTTGACGCGAACCAACCTAGGTTAATGCGGAATTTGGTCGGGCAAACGTTGGAGAAGTATGAAGAATTCACTGATTCTTTTTGGGTACCCAGGAATCCTATCGAGAATCAATCGAAACAGTATTACCTCCCAAGAAATCGTTACATTACAGATCAAACTTTGAGACTGCCTTATCCTAGCGTTTATGGTACGCAAAGTATTA AAACCACGAACAAAGGAACGCTTCAACCGGGCGTGTATGGAAATGTGCTGAATACAAAAGGTAGCGGAAGCCTTCACGGTAGAACGGATTGGGCTGCTAAGTATCTAAAATGa